The following are from one region of the Trichocoleus sp. genome:
- a CDS encoding phasin family protein: MAGFGDLVQKAFYLGVGVASYAAEKAGGTLTELRAQAQKIADEMVARGEITADDAKRMVDEVLNRAQQSPPTPEAKPSEPRRIEILEENDPEPEANPQAVDNLREQVAKLQEELKRLKRE; this comes from the coding sequence ATGGCAGGTTTTGGTGATTTAGTTCAAAAAGCATTTTATTTAGGCGTTGGGGTTGCTTCATACGCAGCCGAAAAAGCAGGCGGAACACTGACTGAACTTCGAGCGCAAGCCCAAAAAATTGCGGATGAAATGGTTGCAAGGGGCGAGATTACGGCTGACGACGCCAAGCGGATGGTGGATGAAGTGCTGAACCGCGCTCAACAATCCCCTCCAACTCCTGAAGCAAAACCATCCGAGCCACGGCGCATCGAAATTTTAGAGGAAAACGACCCTGAACCTGAGGCAAATCCTCAAGCAGTTGATAATTTGCGCGAGCAAGTTGCAAAACTTCAAGAAGAACTCAAGCGGCTCAAACGAGAGTAG
- a CDS encoding DUF4079 domain-containing protein produces the protein MASSLSELLEPIAAFFRSLHIPEPIVHWGHPVMMGIVVLVLGSYVGFMGWRGRVAPDQEVALQSRSAHRKLAPLMFLFIALGYTGGVLSLVMQHQPIFESTHFWTGSIALIMLALNGVFVVIGFGKDKSIFRTIHAYLGSVALCLLFLHGIFGLQLGLSI, from the coding sequence ATGGCATCCAGTTTGAGTGAGTTACTAGAACCGATCGCGGCATTTTTTCGCAGCTTGCACATCCCTGAGCCGATCGTGCATTGGGGGCACCCGGTAATGATGGGGATTGTGGTGCTGGTGTTGGGTAGCTATGTTGGCTTCATGGGTTGGCGAGGTCGAGTAGCACCTGATCAGGAAGTGGCGCTCCAGAGTCGATCGGCTCACCGCAAGCTGGCTCCACTCATGTTCCTATTTATTGCTCTAGGCTATACCGGCGGCGTATTGTCTCTGGTGATGCAGCATCAACCAATCTTTGAAAGCACCCATTTCTGGACAGGCTCGATCGCGCTGATCATGCTGGCACTCAACGGTGTTTTCGTCGTGATTGGTTTTGGGAAAGATAAGTCTATATTTCGCACAATTCACGCCTATCTAGGCAGTGTGGCACTTTGCTTATTATTCCTGCATGGCATCTTTGGATTGCAGTTAGGGCTTTCAATCTAA
- a CDS encoding ComEC/Rec2 family competence protein, translating into MNQISGAVLCLAYVLGLLLTGIPGELRGIPIGSMAMLSGGILFAFVVPRFWRSALRSRIWLLAAVCGFLAGLYFQWRMPAPVATDISSLIRSPALEAVLEVKGQVITTPQRTRSGKTRFELQAIEATEISDQKSAPKAVTGLVYVTVPQPKQDLYPGLTVKVIGTLYLPEPAKNPGGFDFQAYLKREGIFSGLRGQKFTILETDKPTPPLLWWVRQRIAQSQIKGAGDREGALLTAMVMGRNGVDVPYDIQDTFAQIGLSHVLAASGFQVSLLVGVVLTLTKRLKSPLRLLIGISTIVCYVSLTGGDPPALRAGLMGFVALLALTLERKVKPIAALLFAAVLMLLWNPLWIWNLGFQLTFLATLGLMVTVPILEKWLDWLPPALAALITVPTAAYLWLLPLQLYAFSIVSPYSIPINILTSPLILFVSLGGMISALAGLIYPIAGSFLAWLLFYPTHFFIQLAEFGTQLPGSVYATGKITVLQVIILYSLFLLIWWKAKWQRYWWVAGIVGLSLVALPAWATTTHQLRVTILDTTNPPVLVLQDRGQVGLINGGSESAVQFTVLPFLRQQGVNQIDWAVDLNLDPAAITGWQALLSQMPIQNFYSRAAKKTSAGAQRSLIQAIQSQQGTAIALTIGQPISFGAAHLKLLNSRPIALQIQLQGQTWILLQNLPPQSDALAGIAKALPPATLLWWSGHLQETAVLEKIQPKTVIVSGNAIPPQIQTWLQQQQTKTYLTDKEGAIRWTNDRGFQTSSDATDTVQ; encoded by the coding sequence ATGAATCAAATCAGCGGTGCAGTGCTTTGTCTGGCTTATGTTCTGGGATTGCTGTTAACTGGAATTCCGGGAGAACTGCGAGGGATACCGATCGGTTCAATGGCAATGTTGAGTGGCGGTATTCTCTTCGCGTTTGTTGTGCCTCGCTTTTGGCGATCGGCTCTCCGATCTCGGATTTGGCTTCTTGCAGCAGTTTGTGGATTTCTGGCAGGTCTATATTTTCAGTGGAGAATGCCAGCACCTGTTGCCACAGATATTAGCAGCCTCATTCGTAGCCCTGCTCTAGAGGCAGTCTTGGAAGTCAAAGGGCAAGTTATTACGACACCGCAGCGAACGCGAAGTGGCAAAACGCGCTTTGAATTACAGGCGATCGAGGCAACTGAAATTAGCGACCAGAAATCTGCGCCTAAAGCTGTTACCGGGCTGGTGTATGTCACAGTGCCTCAACCGAAACAAGACTTGTATCCGGGGCTAACTGTAAAAGTAATCGGAACCCTTTATTTACCCGAACCTGCCAAAAATCCTGGCGGTTTTGACTTTCAAGCATACCTGAAGCGAGAAGGCATTTTTTCGGGACTGAGAGGACAGAAATTCACCATTCTAGAAACAGACAAGCCAACACCACCGTTGCTTTGGTGGGTACGGCAACGCATCGCTCAATCGCAGATCAAAGGGGCAGGCGATCGGGAAGGGGCACTCCTGACAGCGATGGTCATGGGACGGAATGGCGTTGATGTGCCCTACGACATTCAAGATACGTTTGCTCAGATTGGGCTATCTCATGTTCTGGCTGCATCCGGGTTCCAGGTGTCGCTGCTCGTTGGCGTAGTTCTGACACTCACAAAACGGCTTAAATCCCCACTACGGCTGCTAATTGGCATCAGCACGATCGTTTGTTATGTGAGTCTGACTGGTGGCGACCCGCCTGCCTTACGGGCTGGACTGATGGGATTTGTGGCACTGCTCGCATTAACACTAGAACGAAAAGTCAAACCGATCGCTGCTTTGCTCTTTGCGGCAGTCTTGATGCTGCTCTGGAACCCCCTTTGGATCTGGAACTTGGGATTTCAACTCACCTTTCTAGCCACATTAGGGTTGATGGTGACTGTGCCCATTCTCGAAAAATGGCTGGACTGGTTGCCACCTGCCCTTGCAGCACTGATCACCGTTCCCACTGCAGCTTACCTCTGGCTGTTGCCCCTCCAGCTCTATGCTTTTAGCATCGTTTCCCCCTACAGCATTCCGATCAACATCCTGACTAGCCCACTCATTCTGTTTGTTAGTTTGGGCGGCATGATCAGCGCTTTAGCTGGGCTTATTTACCCGATCGCTGGCAGTTTTCTCGCTTGGCTATTGTTCTACCCGACTCACTTCTTTATCCAACTGGCAGAATTTGGCACTCAGCTTCCGGGTAGTGTCTACGCAACAGGCAAAATTACCGTGTTGCAGGTCATCATTCTCTACAGCTTGTTTCTCTTAATCTGGTGGAAAGCAAAATGGCAGCGATATTGGTGGGTCGCGGGCATTGTTGGACTCAGCTTAGTGGCACTTCCGGCTTGGGCAACGACAACGCATCAGCTTCGAGTCACAATTCTCGATACAACCAATCCCCCAGTCTTAGTACTACAAGATCGAGGACAAGTAGGGTTAATTAATGGCGGCAGCGAGTCAGCCGTTCAGTTTACGGTTCTGCCGTTTTTGCGTCAGCAAGGGGTAAATCAGATCGATTGGGCAGTCGACCTCAACCTGGATCCGGCTGCAATCACCGGTTGGCAGGCACTATTGTCACAGATGCCCATCCAAAACTTTTACAGTCGAGCCGCCAAAAAAACGTCAGCCGGGGCACAGCGATCGCTGATTCAAGCAATCCAGTCTCAGCAAGGTACAGCAATTGCTCTCACCATCGGTCAACCGATTTCCTTTGGTGCAGCCCATCTAAAGCTGCTAAACTCACGACCGATCGCGCTTCAAATCCAGCTTCAAGGACAAACTTGGATACTGCTGCAAAATTTACCACCTCAATCCGACGCACTCGCAGGAATTGCAAAAGCGTTACCGCCTGCTACATTGCTCTGGTGGTCTGGCCACTTACAAGAGACTGCAGTTCTGGAAAAAATTCAGCCCAAAACGGTGATCGTCTCTGGTAACGCTATTCCTCCTCAAATCCAAACTTGGCTACAGCAGCAACAGACAAAGACTTACCTTACCGACAAAGAAGGTGCCATTCGTTGGACAAACGATCGAGGATTTCAGACAAGCTCTGATGCAACAGATACAGTACAATAG
- a CDS encoding form I ribulose bisphosphate carboxylase large subunit translates to MSYSQTKTQTKAGYQAGVKDYRLTYYTPDYTPKDTDILAAFRVTPQPGVPYEEAGAAVAAESSTGTWTTVWTDLLTDLDRYKGRCYDIEPVPGEDNQFIAYIAYPLDLFEEGSVTNMLTSIVGNVFGFKALKALRLEDLRIPVAYLKTFQGPPHGIQVERDKINKYGRPLLGCTIKPKLGLSAKNYGRAVYECLRGGLDFTKDDENINSQPFQRWRDRFTFVAEAIYKAQAETGEVKGHYLNVTAATCEDMLKRAEYAKELGMPIIMHDFLTAGFTANTTLSKWCRDNGVLLHIHRAMHAVIDRQKNHGMHFRVLAKCLRMSGGDHIHTGTVVGKLEGDKAVTLGFVDLLRENYVEQDRSKGIYFTQDWASMPGVMAVASGGIHVWHMPALVEIFGDDSVLQFGGGTLGHPWGNAPGATANRVALEACVQARNEGRDLMREGGDIIREACRWSPELATACELWKEIKFEFEAQDTI, encoded by the coding sequence ATGTCGTATTCACAAACTAAAACCCAGACGAAAGCTGGGTATCAGGCTGGGGTAAAAGACTATCGCCTCACCTATTACACGCCAGACTACACACCAAAAGATACAGATATTCTGGCGGCATTCCGCGTTACGCCTCAGCCTGGCGTTCCTTATGAAGAAGCAGGTGCCGCAGTTGCAGCTGAATCTTCGACCGGAACCTGGACAACCGTATGGACGGACTTGCTGACTGACCTCGATCGCTACAAGGGTCGTTGCTACGACATCGAACCCGTTCCCGGTGAAGACAACCAATTCATCGCTTATATTGCGTATCCGTTGGATCTGTTTGAAGAAGGTTCTGTGACCAACATGTTGACCTCGATCGTGGGGAACGTGTTTGGTTTCAAAGCCCTGAAAGCGCTACGTCTAGAAGACCTGCGGATTCCTGTTGCTTACCTGAAAACGTTCCAGGGTCCTCCTCACGGGATTCAGGTTGAGCGTGACAAGATCAACAAGTATGGTCGTCCTTTGCTGGGTTGCACCATCAAGCCGAAGCTCGGTTTGTCTGCGAAGAACTATGGTCGCGCAGTTTATGAGTGTCTGCGTGGTGGTCTGGACTTCACCAAAGACGACGAAAACATCAACTCCCAGCCTTTCCAGCGCTGGCGCGATCGTTTCACCTTTGTAGCTGAAGCAATATATAAAGCTCAGGCTGAAACGGGTGAAGTGAAGGGTCACTATCTGAATGTGACTGCTGCAACCTGCGAAGACATGCTGAAGCGTGCTGAGTATGCTAAAGAGCTCGGAATGCCCATCATCATGCATGACTTCTTGACCGCTGGTTTCACCGCTAACACAACTCTGTCGAAGTGGTGCCGCGACAACGGCGTTCTGCTGCACATTCACCGCGCAATGCACGCTGTAATCGACCGTCAGAAGAACCACGGGATGCACTTCCGCGTTCTGGCAAAGTGTCTGCGGATGTCAGGTGGTGACCACATTCACACCGGAACCGTTGTGGGTAAGCTGGAAGGCGACAAGGCAGTCACGCTAGGTTTTGTAGATCTGCTGCGTGAGAACTACGTTGAACAAGACCGCTCCAAGGGGATTTACTTCACCCAAGATTGGGCTTCCATGCCTGGTGTAATGGCAGTCGCTTCTGGTGGTATCCACGTATGGCACATGCCTGCTCTGGTCGAAATCTTCGGCGATGATTCCGTGCTTCAGTTTGGTGGTGGTACACTGGGTCACCCCTGGGGTAATGCTCCTGGTGCAACCGCTAACCGTGTGGCTCTGGAAGCTTGCGTTCAAGCTCGGAACGAAGGTCGTGACCTGATGCGTGAAGGTGGCGATATCATCCGTGAAGCTTGCCGCTGGTCTCCTGAACTGGCAACCGCTTGCGAACTGTGGAAGGAAATCAAGTTCGAGTTTGAAGCACAAGACACCATTTAA
- a CDS encoding chaperonin family protein RbcX, whose translation MDLRQIAKDTAKTLMSYLTYQAVRTVIAQLNETDPPRALWLHQFSSRERIQDGEAYLQALFHERQDLAFRILTVREHISEEIAEVLPEMLRSTVQQANMEQRRQQLERMTQVSVDVGTVHPDQAIDVQTAETDPEHRE comes from the coding sequence ATGGATCTCAGGCAAATTGCCAAGGATACTGCCAAAACGCTAATGAGCTATCTCACCTATCAAGCGGTGCGAACGGTGATTGCTCAGTTAAATGAAACTGACCCACCTAGAGCGTTGTGGCTGCATCAGTTCTCCTCAAGAGAGCGAATTCAAGATGGTGAAGCGTACCTTCAGGCTTTATTCCATGAACGTCAGGATCTTGCGTTTCGGATTCTGACTGTTCGGGAACATATTTCGGAGGAGATTGCAGAGGTGCTGCCGGAAATGCTGCGATCGACCGTCCAGCAAGCCAATATGGAGCAACGCCGCCAGCAGCTAGAGCGGATGACGCAAGTCAGTGTGGATGTCGGAACGGTTCATCCTGACCAAGCGATCGACGTTCAAACCGCTGAGACAGACCCTGAGCATCGCGAGTAG
- a CDS encoding ribulose bisphosphate carboxylase small subunit codes for MKTLPKERRYETFSYLPPLSDAQIARQIQYTIEQGYFPCIEFNEDSAADMYYWTMWKLPLFNARTPQEVLNEVQQCRSEFPNCYIRVVAFDNIKQCQVMSFIVHKPGNSNFRY; via the coding sequence ATGAAGACTCTACCTAAAGAGCGTCGTTACGAAACTTTTTCCTACTTGCCTCCCCTCAGCGATGCTCAAATCGCGCGGCAGATCCAGTACACGATCGAGCAAGGCTATTTCCCTTGCATCGAGTTCAACGAAGACTCTGCGGCTGACATGTACTACTGGACAATGTGGAAGCTGCCTCTGTTCAACGCTCGTACTCCTCAGGAAGTTCTGAACGAAGTACAGCAGTGCCGCTCTGAGTTCCCCAATTGCTACATTCGTGTAGTTGCATTTGACAACATCAAGCAGTGCCAGGTCATGAGCTTTATCGTTCACAAGCCCGGCAACAGCAACTTCCGTTACTAA
- a CDS encoding ribulose bisphosphate carboxylase small subunit gives MSYFVSPRFLDKIAVHVTKNFLNIPGVKVPLILGVHGKKGEGKSFQCELAFEKMGVEAVFMSAGELESPDAGDPARLIRLRYREAAELSRVRGRIAVLMINDIDAGMGRVDQFTQYTVNTQLVAGTLMNIADNPTNVQLPGSYDSEPVQRIPIIVTGNDFATLYAPLVRDGRMEKFYWEPDRADRIGIVGGIFATDGVAQPQIEQLVDNFPNQSIDFFSALHSRLFDEQVRQFIHKIGIERISTRVANSTEKPPEFQKPDFSLSHLVEMGNLMVKEQQRIQELRLVREYHSALQDQNSVPSRSMQAKPTAPVESASVVHKTAGNGNGKAQFDSGASHANLGGEMSEAVRQFVNQGYRIGIEYVDQRRFRTNSWQCYTVVQGTEAEAIDALKNCLQEHQQDYVRLVGINPGDRRRVTETIIQRP, from the coding sequence ATGAGCTATTTTGTTTCTCCACGCTTTCTCGACAAGATTGCCGTTCACGTTACCAAAAACTTTCTTAATATTCCTGGTGTAAAAGTGCCGCTCATTCTGGGCGTTCATGGGAAAAAAGGAGAAGGTAAATCGTTTCAGTGTGAACTGGCATTTGAGAAGATGGGCGTAGAGGCAGTTTTTATGTCTGCCGGAGAATTGGAAAGCCCAGATGCAGGTGATCCGGCTCGATTGATTCGATTACGCTATCGCGAAGCAGCCGAACTGAGCCGAGTCCGGGGACGGATAGCAGTATTGATGATTAACGACATTGATGCTGGGATGGGACGAGTCGATCAGTTCACCCAATACACAGTGAACACCCAGTTGGTGGCAGGTACGTTGATGAATATTGCCGATAATCCCACCAACGTCCAGCTACCGGGAAGCTACGACTCTGAGCCGGTTCAGCGAATTCCGATTATTGTCACTGGAAATGATTTTGCTACCCTCTATGCGCCGCTGGTGCGAGACGGACGGATGGAAAAGTTCTATTGGGAACCCGATCGCGCCGATCGCATTGGCATTGTGGGAGGAATTTTTGCGACCGATGGGGTAGCTCAGCCCCAGATCGAACAATTGGTGGACAACTTCCCCAATCAATCGATCGACTTTTTTAGCGCGTTACATTCACGCCTATTTGATGAGCAGGTGCGTCAATTTATCCACAAGATTGGAATTGAGCGAATTTCGACAAGAGTTGCAAACAGCACTGAAAAACCACCTGAGTTTCAAAAGCCAGATTTTAGTCTGTCTCACTTGGTAGAGATGGGCAATCTGATGGTGAAAGAACAGCAGCGAATTCAGGAATTGCGTTTGGTACGAGAATATCATTCAGCCTTGCAAGATCAGAATTCTGTGCCCAGCCGATCGATGCAAGCAAAGCCGACTGCTCCAGTTGAGTCAGCTTCTGTTGTGCATAAAACTGCTGGTAATGGGAACGGTAAAGCTCAGTTCGATTCTGGAGCCAGTCATGCTAACCTCGGCGGTGAAATGTCAGAGGCGGTCAGACAATTTGTGAATCAGGGCTATCGAATCGGGATTGAGTATGTAGATCAGCGGCGGTTCCGCACCAATTCCTGGCAGTGCTATACCGTTGTTCAAGGAACTGAGGCAGAAGCGATCGACGCGCTCAAAAACTGCTTGCAAGAACACCAGCAGGACTATGTGCGACTCGTAGGAATCAACCCAGGCGATCGGCGGCGAGTCACGGAAACGATTATCCAACGTCCCTGA